The genomic stretch AGTGTTAGGCTGGACCTTGGTTGAGGATTAggcctagcccaacccaactcggccttgattttaaccttgatttatataaatataatttagggttgtcatcctatcattttattcaaaaaatgaaatatgaGCCTTCAATTTGTGTtgcattttataattttaattgtgtattgacCATTTAATCTATggatgccttttttttttataatgcaTAATGCATAAATTCCAAAAATAAGATCAATCAAGATTAACCCGACCCTGGAAAAAATAAGGaccaacccaacctagcccaaTTATGGTCAATTAGGATCGGGTTGGATTGATATGAACTGCTAGGGTTGGGCCTAAGAATGATCccatcagggttgggttgggtttgggttgagttttgggatctacggttgggataaggttttaaTAAACCTGACCCTCTTTCACCCCTACTCCCTAGCGTGTGTGAATAAAGTCACATTGGGCAGTTCAatgcaaataagaaaaaataaatccttAGATTCTAGCAACTTATTTGTCAATGTTTTCTTTAGGTCCTGGCCcctttcttctcccttgccATTAACAAAAACCTCCATCCAaccccttcccctccccccaccccccaaaccccaaaccccaaaccaaacgaaaaaaaaaaaaagccccaaATACAAGTCACAAATTAATGGCATTTAAGGAAGTTGAGAGTTTCCTTATcaaagaaaatagtgaagtgCACCTGCCTAGAGACCCCTCATATTTCTTACAATTTCCGGTACTTCATCTGCTTTTCATGGGATTTCAGATACCTTAGGCTGTAAAAATGGAGAGACGTACTTTGACAAAAGTATTCTTTATTCATTTCTACCAGAGTTCTGTAGTGACCAAGATAAACAACCCCATGCATCCACTCTCATTACAAAAATATGAATCCGACcctgttttgaatttttttagtgAAGACAGGATTTGCACAGATCAGTGTGAACCCTAACTTTACAATACGAGATATCTTGTACTCAAATCTTCTGCGGATTCAACAGTAGCGAGGACCCTGATATACACCCAGCCATCCGATGTTCATTACCATTCACTTTCGCCCCACAGAAGATTTTTGTGCAGATATCTCCccttcatcattttttatttttattcctttccaaATGtagcagagaaaaaaaatgtagcCAATGAAATTAAAGTATCCCCTTTATGTTGTATGTAATATGTTGAACAATATTTCCATTTTGGTCGATAACGGCTCCCACTCTCCCCAAACTACCAAACTGAGTTGAAGATGGAAGCTTCCTCGAAGTTGTTAGGCATTTTTTGGCTTGGGCTGGGCTGGACCCACTCCCAGGCCGGCCTCCTACGAAACTGAGTTGAGGACGGAAGCTTCGTGGAAATTGTCAGGCACTTAAAGCTTGGGCTGGGCTGGACCCAGTCACTCAACTCCTTTATGCATGATATAATAATACCCCATCATTATATTGTAATATTGTACACCTGTTTTTGGTAAACATAAGCTCTACAATTGTACACATTACTAACGACTatgatccttaaaaaaaaaaaaaaaaaaaaaaaaaaaaaaaaaccaNNNNNNNNNNNNNNNNNNNNNNNNNNNNNNNNNNNNNNNNNNNNNNNNNNNNNNNNNNNNNNNNNNNNNNNNNNNNNNNNNNNNNNNNNNNNNNNNNNNNNNNNNNNNNNNNNNNNNNNNNNNNNNNNNNNNNNNNNNNNNNNNNNNNNNNNNNNNNNNNNNNNNNNNNNNNNNNNNNNNNNNNNNNNNNNNNNNNNNNNNNNNNNNNNNNNNNNNNNNNNNNNNNNNNNNNNNNNNNNNNNNNNNNNNNNNNNNNNNNNNNNNNNNNNNNNNNNNNNNNNNNNNNNNNNNNNNNNNNNNNNNNNNNNNNNNNNNNNNNNNNNNNNNNNNNNNNNNNNNNNNNNNNNNNNNNNNNNNNNNNNNNNNNNNNNNNNNNNNNNNNNNNNNNNNNNNNNNNNNNNNNNNNNNNNNNNNNNNNNNNNNNNNNNNNNNNNNNNNNNNNNNNNNNNNNNNNNNNNNNNNNNNNNNNNNNNNNNNNNNNNNNNNNNNNNNNNNNNNNNNNNNNNNNNNNNNNNNNNNNNNNNNNNNNNNNNNNNNNNNNNNNNNNNNNNNNNNNNNNNNNNNNNNNNNNNNNNNNNNNNNNNNNNNNNNNNNNNNNNNNNNNNNNNNNNNNNNNNNNNNNNNNNNNNNNNNNNNNNNNNNNNNNNNNNNNNNNNNNNNNNNNNNNNNNNNNNNNNNNNNNNNNNNNNNNNNNNNNNNNNNNNNNNNNNNNNNNNNNNNNNNNNNNNNNNNNNNNNNNNNNNNNNNNNNNNNNNNNNNNNNNNNNNNNNNNNNNNNNNNNNNNNNNNNNNNNNNNNNNNNNNNNNNNNNNNNNNNNNNNNNNNNNNNNNNNNNNNNNNNNNNNNNNNNNNNNNNNNNNNNNNNNNNNNNNNNNNNNNNNNNNNNNNNNNNNNNNNNNNNNNNNNNNNNNNNNNNNNNNNNNNNNNNNNNNNNNNNNNNNNNNNNNNNNNNNNNNNNNNNNNNNNNNNNNNNNNNNNNNNNNNNNNNNNNNNNNNNNNNNNNNNNNNNNNNNNNNNNNNNNNNNNNNNaaattttatattagaatttagggcttttattggtattttatttttctataattttttaatgtataggatatgaatggtaaaaaaagatcaattaagattaatccaaccattgcaaAAGCTAAGGTCAACCCAATCCAACACAACCCGACCCTGATAAGGTCAATTACGGTCGGGTTGGATTGGTATGAACTCGATAGGGTTAGGCTTGAACATGAACCCGACAGGATTGGATTGGGTCAGGGTTGAATTTTAAAGACCTAAGATTGagttaggattttaagaaacctggCCCAGCCCGACCCTGTTTTACCCTTAGTCTCTTAATCATCTATTTATCTTAATCTCATTTTGAGTTGCTAAATTGAGAATCTGCTTTTCTACAATTAAAATTCCGCAAATTAGAGACACTTGACTGAACCTTCATTATTATCTCCTACAAAGCATCAAACAATTCTCGCGTTCTACCGCTATGGTGATGATCATAGCACTCACTATATTGTTGTGGTATAAGTTGCGATCGATAGCATATCCGAAATTGATCAAGATTCAATTAAGATCAGCCTGTATCGGTATGGTGTTGGTTTTTATCTGTGGTCCATACGGATTAATCGATATAGGATCAGACAAAAATCAGTATTGTATCGGTTTTTATATGTGGTCCATTCACCATACTGATACACCGATATAGGATCAGCCAAAAATCGGTATCATATCAATTTTTATCGGTGGTCTCTATATCGATAAACCAAAACGGAATCAGCTAGATGATCAACATATTGTCACTTCACCATATCGTCATAAAGACATGGCGCCATAACGCCGTAACACCatagcactctctctctctttattttatttatttattattattttttttttctcaaagcaGTTTGTGGAGAAAGCCTGTCTATGGGTTAAGagtgaaataaaattttgaatgaaaaGGGTTTAGAAGCTCTCATGTTATCTTGTAGGGAGGTGGTTGGGTTTGTTGTCGATTTTCTTAGAACTAACGAATCAATGTGAGGGGTGGGATGAGATAGGCATAAAGGACTTTttaagagaaggagagagataaacaaagATCTATATATATCGGTGGCATAGCcgttcttttcttattttcttaattcATGTATGTGATATTATACTAGATATGATTTTGATACTCTCATGTTTACATTTTGCACTCTTTCTtatggaaaataatcctctgtttttctcatccctgtttttccttgttttgctacctgcaaaacacgacacgtggacaactttaagaccaacgcaccggatgtaataatcctcacccaaccttgaccgttagatcctctgttgtccacaTGTCGTGCTCTGCtgatagcaaaacaaggaaaaacaataatgagaaaaacaaaggattttgaTCTCTTTCTTATAGTTGTGTTTACCGCTctagattttgatttattgactCTAAttatgctttatttatttaattttgatacTCTCATATTTTCACGGAAAAACATAGTCTGGAGCGAAGGTAAGTTGCAGTGAAGTGCAGTGAGGCATTCAAAGCATGACACAAGGTGGTATGAGGATCAACGGTGAGGATGAAGAAGCCCATTTTTTCTCCATCCGACCCATCACTATGCGGGTTGTGGTATGACCCACCCGACTATTcacacttcatcttcttcttcctttctcctgtTAAGCCGTCGCGTGCTGCCTGGTCTTCTGAAATCCCTGATCTTGGAGCAACCTTGCCATCCTCTagttctctttccttctttgtgGTTTTTCCTCAAGCATCTCGGATGCACTATACcgcagatgatttttttccatatGATATCAATTTGCGGTGAAGTTCAAGCCAAGTATATCATAAGATTTTCTCTCTAGTGTTCTTATTTGAACCACCAAATATGCACAAGGAAAAATCAGTTTGAATGGCATTGTATTGTTTTGATTGGTAAAGAATTAATAATAGGCTAACAATGTATCTGcggtaaaatatattatttatttattattattattattattttgaggtCAAGGGTTTATTGGCCATAATATAATAGATCCACATAAAGGTCATGTACAGACCCACTGAGAAGTCAACAGAGACTCAAGACCACACTTCTTGGAAAGCAATGAAATTAGTGCAAACCAAGCACCAATGCACTTGAGTGGAACTGATCAAGTGGCCAACCCTCAAGTAGCTACTTCGCTGAGCATTGCAAATCGCCAGACCAAGGCCCAAGTGTACTTAGATCATTGAGTCCAGACCTATGGGTTTAAGACCATCATATCcaagcatggtttgaggaattggaccGATTCTTGGCTAATACTATATCGCTCGATCAGTATAGAGGAAGAGTAATAAAGTACaaaaagaagttttttttttttttaatgacaatcAGGGGTATTTCTATCTAATCTAGGCCAATCTAGATCAAGATCGGGTTGGTATCAACCTGTCCCATCCCAAGACCCATTCTAGTATCTTAAACCATGCATCCAAGTCCAGACCTAGATTACAATGGCTCTGCCTCAGTCCCATTTTTGGGTGACAAAAGGTGACCCAATTTGATGCAAAGGTTTCAAACCCATTTACCACACTGGATCCTGTTTCTCTCTCTACCCATGGTGagaagagaatctcttcactctAATTCGACAGGAGAAAGATATTTTGAACAATGAACAATAAAATCTATATCATAACATCACATCACTTGAGAAAATTATTACATTGATAATTAATGTTGGGAAATCGAATcaattgttgtcattgttggcaatcgTATTGTGATGGAGTCATATTGAAGGGACTGCAATCAATTCCTTGgtctaatttaatttaattagattGGTTCAAGTTCATTGGTCTAATTCAATTGAATTAGATTGGTTCAATtttattggttcaatttcaaaatggaaCCCATTGGATTGAACCCATtggattggttcaatttcaaactACTAATGGTGGGACCAGCTCAACATGTTTTTAAGTTAAAATAGATATTATATTCTGATATGGGTTTCTCATGTGAGTGAGCAATTAATGCCCAAGCAGACTTAAAGGGTCACTATGACTCCTTTAAGATATGGACATCAATTACCgtctaaaagaaagaaaaaactaaaaataaggtAGGACCCTCCTATACAACAGAATAGCTATTTCTCTCAAAGATAGATGACAGCAGGGTATTGCATTCAAGTGTTTTGCAGGCATTCAAGTGTTTTGCACGCTAGAGACCGAGATTGAATAGAAGTGAAActgtttttttgaaattgaattatGATATAACAAGTTTCCTTTGCGTGTGACTTTACGgaatcaagaaaaaattccaATAAGCCGAGACCGAGAATAAGAGTGAGTTTTGtagttttttctttaaaaattctATGCTACAGATTCGTTAAAAATTGAAggcagcaaagaaaaaaaaaaggggaaaaagagaagtgagaaatAGTGAGAGCTGTTTAGGGATGAAGAGAAGCATGGCAAATTGAGCGCGTGAGATATAGCacactttgaagaaaaaaaaggggagtatTGTTGCTGCTATGTTGATGGTTTAAACGTGTTCTTCTTCTATACATCAAGTAAGAAATCATGAACTGGATTACACAGACTGAGGTAATTCGtatctgaaatccctattttatACTTTAGAGTCTGTTAATTGTTGAaaaactctagatcaatgaggtattgggttgggattttattgatttaaaattgtgaacctagcaagttggggcttgtctagggtgtggggttgttgcccttgtcagaattgcatctcagattgaagcagggataggttcctggaccgttgtagcggttgaaaaagttgagtattggggaaatacgaaaccctatatgggtattcctccgtggagtaggcactctggctgaaccacgtatatctggtgttattgtctcgcatttatttttctacatatatttgaagtgcgtgttgtgcagagtggtgggacatTGTCTGGTAGACCcagccacattgtggtgtgaggtggacaTGTCGTTGTTTGCgtgattggtaattacgggaTTGCTCCGACCAATCTAGAACTAAGTAGTGGAAGCTTTTGTTGAGTTgcaaataaggaaatttttagaaccactgattcacccccccctctcagtgtcaacctgggaacatcaATTAAACTGCCAAGTTCTGGAAGATTTTTATTCCCCTCAATTAAGGTTCCTCAAAAACTCACTTTTCTGTATTCTggaaatatttttgcatttgtTGCTCTTCTACAAAGATAATTAGATGCTCCTTGGTTCcacaaacatgaaaaaataaattcaatctCAACTGATCTGTGTCTTTGATCTGCCAAAGATCTCTAATCTCATGGGAGGGAAACAAAATGGCTGATACAATGGTGCAAAGACCAGTTCACAAAGGAAAATGGATCCTTTGCACTTTAAATatacatgtgaggatccaacactTGTATAACAAGAAATGGAACAAGTGTTGGATCTTCACATGTATGTCCAAATGAATGTACATGCAGAAGATTCAATCTCTTCACAAACCCCTAGTTACCCAAGATTTCTGTCCCACGTGTCTTTTTACTGTACACTTGACAAGTATAACCCAAGGAGTGCCCCTTCCAATGCCTTAGCTGATGAATCGACTTCTCTTTAATGGTGCTCAATTTGATTGGAAGATCAAAAATAATTTAACTTCCACTCTCCTTTCCTGCTTGAATGATCTGTGCCCCAGGCTTGTCTCATGTGACTGTTCATAATAAGATTACACTTAAAGCTTGAAGATGTGATTCATTAAATGGTAGTAAAGCAATAAATGGAAGTAACTCTCAAAaggaaagataaaaaagaagaaggagcaCCTAATGGAAGTGGATTTGGGTACATCTGTGATAATTTGAATTATTAAATGGCTCCCTACAATGAAGGGAAATGCTCAAGTGAGTAACTTAAGAcactcttaccaaaaaaaaaaaaaaaaaaattgattggaaGGAGATTCAGTTGATGCATTAGTAAGTCTCAGGTGAAAGAATAAGAAGATAAATACAGATTTTCAAGCATAGATCCATTTGAAGCATTTATGTCTCGGACACATAAAAATAGGAATGATCAATCTTTCTCCAAAACTCAAGACCATGTATAAAGATTCATTAAGGGTGTGTTTGATTcgcattcttggaatgcattctacACAGAGAACACTTTCTGAGATGTTAAAATGGTTGTTTGTTTTATATTCCCATTCTCAAATTCAAGAATGGGTCCAAGAAAGAGGCCCATTCTGGAATGCAACTTTTTTACCCATTCTGCGTTCCCATTTTCGTATTGACTCTCGTGTTCTATTGTACTCTCAATGGGTCTCTGTGTAGCAGAAAGCAAGACCGTGGATCCATCATcaccttctttccttttttttattctcctcTGGTGATCATAGCAATATACCTTCTCTTCAACAAATTTAGCCTAGAAAAGTGCCTTGGCTCTTTTGTAAGGGTATGTGGGAAGTAATGGATTCCATTTCCATGTCTCATCGATGTATTGGAGAATGACAAGTGATACAACCATGGATTTCCCATCATGAACAAGCACTGCTACCCTCTTATGAACAGGGATAAGTTGCAGAAGCAACTCACTCTTGTTTCTTAGATCTTGTTCTAAAAAATTGTATTCCACTCCCTTCAGATTTAGAGTCATTCGATATTGGGAACAAAAGGATTACCATGCTCCCAACGGCTTCAAATCAGAGCTCCATGGTAGCTCCCCACCATGGCTGCTCTGTTATCTTCACTTAGAATTACCATCCAAAAAAAAGCCATGAACCCGCCCCCATTTCCTCTCCGATTCCTCATCCATGGCCGAACCCTAACAGCCACCGCCCTTCCATCCAAATCCCAGTTGGATCTCTATccccctttctttctcttcttttagccgccaccaccaccacctatcTTTTTCTCTCAAACCCCAATCTAATGGCGGTTGATAGTGGTTGAATCTGCGAAGTAGGATGGAGGTCTTCCACTGCGAGCATATTAGCAGTACTGTAAATGTGTTATACAAGATTGAATTCGAGATTATCTGATCGTCCACATCAAGGGTGTTATCTACCTAGTTATATGCGCATCTGTCCACAACCCTGTATCTAAGGTGCTTTGGTGCTCTTTAATTCTGAATCAAGGCAAGGGCGTGGTGCTTGGGCGTCCATGATACTTCTCTTGTTGCAAATCAGACTGGATGTTTTCAGATTTCATCTGAGAGACATAGTGAGGAGGTGTGCAAAACTCTGCGGAGATGGATTGATAACTGCTTTGTTGAGATCAAGCATCAACTGTCCTTTGTATGTTTGCtatagttttgactattctaaTGCCCACAAGTTGTTTGATGAAATGTTGACAAGGAATATGAACATTCTACAATTAAGAATGTATTTGACAAATAAATGTatccaaacaatgttctcattctTGGTTAAGAATGCGTTTTAGAGTAAGAGAATGAGAATGTgtaagaatgcataccaaacacattcTAAGTGTTTCATAAGGgtccgtttgtttagaggggagtttggGGTGGGAATGTTTGACTACTGGGTCCCACATGTTGGTGGGGTTAAAGgcaagaaaagtaaaattgGAGGAAAGTTAGACTTTCCCACCCCAATCTTGTTTAGTTAGCACATAGTTGtgggggagaaagagagagagaatagagaagaGTCATTGCAATGACTTCACCccacaaagtcccaccaatttggtaGGATTTTGGAAAGGGATGGGGTGAAAGCCACATCAACGACAAGAAAATTCATCTCCCAATGTTGTCTAAAGTATTTCCTACCCCATTATATCCAAACACATGACTTTACCATACTTTTGGGAAAATAAGTATTATTCTCCCACCTCTTAAATCCTACCCCATCAAAACCCCACtaaacaaacgggccctaaagGATTTCTTTACTTctgggagagaaaaaaattttatatCTTTCTCCAAAATTCAtgatcaatcaatcaatcatttATCTATAAACATTACATTCAGAAGGAGAGGAAGGTTTTTAATAGAATCAACAAGTGGGCTAGTTTATTTTATGGGACATTTTCCTTGATTTACAAGATTAaaacaataattacaaaaaaaaaaaaaatggtttacgAGAAAAGTAGGTGTACCttacttgttttgtaatttattttcttatctagaTGAGTTATTTTTGCCATTGCACTCAGTATAGCTAGCAAAGGGAAGCATTATTTTACGGTCCaagctttatttttatttggaaaatttgTTCAATAATCAATAGATTGAGAATAAGGATAAATGATCAAGAAAACCAAGACATCATTAACATAATGTGGAAGAACaaagtaaaaataaagagataattcgaaaaatccaaataaacaGCAGGAAGTTTACATTAAAACCACCTACCTCAAGTGATGCAACAATGGCTATTCCCTTCCTCAATTCCTCTAATCCTTTTCTCTCTTGTTCCACAGTATTGACAAGCTTGTAAGCAAATGAACCTATTTCTTGAACCTGTTAAaacaaaatagggaaaagaCACCTAAAAGGCAGCGAGACCCAACCCCAAGACACAGGGCCGTCCAAAATCATTGCCCTACCTCCAATGAAAGGCAGAAATTCCATCACTGTCGCTTTCGTGTATTCCCATTGGCCCTGGCTGGTGCAGggccatgctgccttttaggaaccctctcccaaagaaaataaaagtgagATTTTTTCTTGGGAAATAAGAAGGTTGTCCTCTTAATTCTAGATGACATATGATGAGAAAATCATACAAATCCAACCTGCGAGATGAATCTGGTAATCGTTGCTTCAATACTATCCATGACACCCATGGCTGCCAACATTGCATTTTGAACTGATTCTGTATCAGCCTTTGGCCCCatcaagaaaagggaaaagaagtggggaggggggggagagGTGATTAGACAAAGTTACCTGAGAAGTTTATAATCATATGGGAAAAATAAGCCTGCCTGGCAGCATGGCACCTGCGCCAGGAAACAAATGGAAGCGAATTGACTACCTCGTCTCTTGAATGCGAAAAATTCCATCCCTCTTGGTGCTTCTACTTCTTGTGAATTTGTGATTGACTTACACTAGCGCAAGTGCCACACTGCCAGGCAGAGATCGAACCCTTCAATCCCTTACCTTGGCAGCATCTATCAATGGTAGTGCGGTTGCCAATGCCAATAATTTTCTCCCAATTCTTCCCACTGCTTCTGAATGTTTCTTCTCAATATTTTCCCATtgattaagaatgaaaatttgaGGGTTAAAAATTCTATTTATCTTAATCTCATTTTTGAGTTGTTGAATCTGAAGCCGCTTTTCTGCATTTGAATTCCTCAAATGAAAATTCCTTGACCAAACCTTTAATATTTTCTCCTACAAACCATCAAACAAACAATTCTCaacatttggagaaaaaaaaaaatacaatcacCAGTGGGAGGATGAAATTTCCATCCTCTTAACAGGAAgaggatgaaaattttcatactcCCACCGGTTATGCTAAAACAAAGCAAAGAACAAAAATGGTGTTTCTTTACTGACCTCTGCAAAATTCTTCTTCGCAGCTAAAGTGGATTCAGTTCGAGCGTTCACAAATTTCCATTGCAATAACCTCGAATGCATTATACGTAACTGATGAAACGCTTCCTCTTGGATCGGTGACGATTTCTTCTGCCGGAAAGAATTCAAAACGCTGCGGACACTTCTCGATTTCGGCTTCGTTTTATCGGTTAAATCCGGCGATTTCAACTTCGTTTTAGCGGTTAAATCCGGCAATTTTTTCGGCACTGGAATGGTGGAAGATGTTCTACCAGTAGACAATGCCCAAGCCGAGGGGGAAACTGATGACGTCTTCTTCGTTTTCAATTTCTCGACGGTTTTGATGACGTCGGGATTGGAATTCCGGTGGCGCTGCAAATTTATGACGGGATTAACAATGAGGGTCTTCTCTTGAggcttcttttttattcctgaAGGAATCGGAGTAGTTTTAGATGACGATGGATTTCTGTTCTCTTCACCACCACTTTTGGTGCTAATGGTTCTAGTTCTCGTCGGGAAATTGGGCCGGTCGACGGGTTTTCTGCCGGAGTTGGATCTGAGAGGTGGAATATCTGGCATTGTTGTGGTTGTGATTTTGCTTTTGGTTGGTAACGGATGGGGAGAGCGAAATATTCCATTTTCTACGGTTTGCCGGCGACTGGCTTGGTTCTCGATTTGACAAGGCTCATAACCCCCAGCCTCAGAGTCGGAGCGTTTCCCGCGAACACTTTAGGTTTGACAGAGAGACGACCACCGAGATTCTCTCGTAGTCAACGAGTATTATTGTTCGTTGATGGATAAGGCATATCGAGATGGTCAAAATTTGATTCACCATCTTTATTCCAATCGGACTGTAGATTAGCCATCTGAGTATCTTAAGCATGAATCTGTTGGTCACCATTTCACCGTCTCATTCAGCTCCTTGCTCGACCTTGCAACCGACATGAGATTCTGATTTAGTTATCGGCATCGGTATAAATATCAATATTTGTCAATACTGATTCGGATTCGATTAATATTACcgataacttttatt from Macadamia integrifolia cultivar HAES 741 chromosome 11, SCU_Mint_v3, whole genome shotgun sequence encodes the following:
- the LOC122094411 gene encoding QWRF motif-containing protein 7-like, giving the protein MPDIPPLRSNSGRKPVDRPNFPTRTRTISTKSGGEENRNPSSSKTTPIPSGIKKKPQEKTLIVNPVINLQRHRNSNPDVIKTVEKLKTKKTSSVSPSAWALSTGRTSSTIPVPKKLPDLTAKTKLKSPDLTDKTKPKSRSVRSVLNSFRQKKSSPIQEEAFHQLRIMHSRLLQWKFVNARTESTLAAKKNFAEEKILKVWSRNFHLRNSNAEKRLQIQQLKNEIKINRIFNPQIFILNQWENIEKKHSEAVGRIGRKLLALATALPLIDAAKADTESVQNAMLAAMGVMDSIEATITRFISQVGFV